A single region of the Mercenaria mercenaria strain notata chromosome 6, MADL_Memer_1, whole genome shotgun sequence genome encodes:
- the LOC123548583 gene encoding uncharacterized protein LOC123548583 produces MSHQVELEKKKYRNWVRGGLAYKYLKEGVKGFADDVVNGEQRRINQDVISGRSCNKCNIRNLRPLHTCKNDHAGRKKCPWGQNSCNCLYTKKQRCPNKVCDVIMEEILKNHASAPPAPNWKNTDIQKWCSDPWEIAKSFINAPGYFDKSRADDIDISGLLHVFINNISHKTHLSDSINNADIFQKILKRRNELFHSPTMEMEDTKLDECIDEIIATLEDEKELKARQDAQAAVLKLKQLKQENFIITTHNEVDVCRDALTSITNKTEELKQTIQEAKDDIAKKQAEATEAAGDETRKESDSQNETLYERVGRLESDLLVTKQRLTTLEGKVDKLDTIRQNHQKQLDYVEGKRALQNGLVKLYQQHYVKTSVSPLKSRENDISINEVYITPNMAVEEQTKSNDGEVKKVQTRTPEKRYIRGYREIFQTNGQKHKAIYIVGDVGSGKSSFCKMMIQNWCTAFTDNSLSIVAGSKSVNCTDPDSEATAFTDNSLNIVAGSKSVNCTDPDSGATYEGIKESDTPGNELSSEYSPRFALAYNDLSDLIVCEPDDDSSYSDNQSSKADDENINEIRNFDFLFFIPLQKMSGLSDITEMIKAIVTDAGLASTDVIDGILDHESERCLIVADGLDEWTLPKDKYRSSHVSYGLPKKDRAKHATVITLSRPSAKGILNMNSSECDKKVELLGIDIRSVQSFIETYMSKSKNKGISLRTLMMKIESAKLKHLEKTPLLLQQLVWLYCNGNEIGKSISDTYSHIINIMLGWTQNKEEEEDAEEDQIGDTNENKDENLPGMLHKFDRCEANKRYLLPLARVAFEALTSETGSNTFGRKQLRKRGVPNDCITTLIKLGILIEENCFDPTQENTRLAFIHISYLEFFTAVHMSGQYNKDQCSIHQQTILEELFRNCKSAADILQLSNVIKMICGLSPCIISELSKMMSEIVSEDENMITYRNTLPADLWYGPDVELEQIQRLMFDCLSEGDSDDQPMISLCCVIIDDYIDISFLQRIVPENVLHVNVRSISDVKVWKWIAQLKRLQYLHILHHYFSHSGMELVSSFIQETPLRYLSLCGVKCDSSFDGNYQQNVFCKRHTIDLSKNNQLQILQLKDCDDVIIPNINTKHLKILHLCSFSTLDIDLLLNASSLTELHFGSYNSRLTYNKQVDSAVHTLHQLRKLRLSYGVDIDTNALTVTPEMKNLEHIELLEVIMSPETWRTFHDSLLTLQQSVSVQVDNFCRKTGDDEVDYVRQNRMFEMITEYRGISNLGQKIIVATRNIENCK; encoded by the exons ATGAGTCATCAAGTAGAGTTagagaaaaagaagtatagaaactGGGTGAGAGGCGGACTGGCGTATAAATATCTTAAAGAAGGTGTAAAAGGATTTGCTGATGATGTGGTTAATGGAGAACAAAGGAGAATTAATCAGGATGTCATATCCGGACGCAGCTGTAACAAATGCAACATTAGAAACCTGCGACCATTGCATACTTGTAAAAATGATCATGCCGGCAGAAAGAAATGTCCATGGGGTCAGAACAGCTGTAACTGTCTGTATACAAAGAAGCAGCGATGTCCTAATAAAGTATGCGacgttattatggaagaaattcTGAAAAATCACGCATCGGCACCGCCTGCACCAAACTGGAAAAATACAGATATACAGAAATGGTGTTCGGATCCATGGGAGATCGCAAAAAGTTTCATCAATGCGCCGGGATATTTTGACAAGTCTAGGGCAGACGATATTGACATTTCAGGGTTACTTCATGTTTTCATCAACAATATCAGTCACAAAACACACTTGTCCGACAGCATAAATAATGCCGACATATTTCAAAAG ATTCTGAAAAgaagaaatgaattatttcattcaCCGACCATGGAAATGGAAGACACCAAGTTGGATGAATGTATAGATGAAATCATAGCAACTCTTGAGGATGAAAAAGAATTGAAAGCAAGACAAGATGCTCAAGCAGCAGTCTTAAAACTCAAACAG TTGAAGCAAGAGAACTTTATCATTACCACACACAACGAGGTCGATGTATGCAGAGATGCTCTAACATCCATCACCAACAAAACAGAAGAATTGAAACAAACGATCCAGGAAGCAAAAGACGACATAGCTAAGAAACAAGCAGAAGCTACTGAAGCAGCAGGTGATGAGACAAGGAAAGAATCAGACAGTCAGAATGAGACACTATATGAAAGAGTTGGGCGGCTTGAATCAGATCTTTTGGTTACAAAACAG cGGCTTACGACACTGGAGGGTAAAGTAGACAAACTGGACACCATACGTCAAAATCACCAGAAACAGTTAGACTATGTTGAAGGAAAACGAG cgcttCAGAATGGCTTGGTGAAATTATATCAGCAGCATTATGTAAAAACATCTGTTTCACCTCTAAAATCTCGAGAGAATGACATCAGCATAAACGAAGTTTATATTACACCAAATATGGCAGTCGAAGAGCAAACAAAGTCCAATGATGGAGAAGTCAAAAAAGTTCAAACGCGCACGCCTGAAAAAAGATACATACGTGGATATcgtgaaatatttcaaacaaatggacaaaaacataaagcaattTATATAGTGGGTGATGTTGGAAGTGGAAAAAGTTCTTTCTGTAAAATGATGATTCAGAACTGGTGCACTGCTTTTACAGATAATTCCCTCAGTATCGTTGCTGGCAGTAAGAGTGTTAACTGTACGGACCCTGATTCCGAAGCTACTGCTTTTACAGATAATTCCCTCAATATCGTTGCTGGCAGTAAGAGTGTTAATTGTACGGACCCTGATTCCGGAGCTACTTACGAAGGTATAAAGGAGTCCGATACACCGGGCAATGAATTGTCGTCTGAGTATTCACCGAGGTTTGCGTTAGCTTATAACGATTTATCGGATTTGATAGTATGTGAACCAGACGATGACTCTTCATACAGTGATAATCAGTCTTCAAAAGCAGACGATGAAAATATCAATGAGattagaaattttgattttcttttctttataccCTTGCAAAAAATGTCGGGACTAAGCGATATAACTGAAATGATCAAAGCGATTGTTACAGACGCCGGCCTGGCGTCAACTGACGTGATAGACGGAATACTTGATCACGAATCGGAACGTTGTCTTATCGTTGCAGACGGATTGGATGAGTGGACTCTTCCTAAAGATAAATATCGTTCATCACATGTCAGTTACGGTTTACCAAAAAAAGACAGAGCAAAACATGCAACGGTCATCACACTTTCTCGGCCGTCAGCTAAAGGAATACTCAACATGAATTCTTCGGAATGTGATAAAAAGGTGGAATTGTTAGGAATTGATATCAGATCAGTTCAAAGTTTCATTGAAACATACATGTCAAAGTCTAAAAATAAAGGTATATCTTTAAGAACATTAATGATGAAAATCGAATCTGCGAAACTTAAACATCTTGAGAAAACCCCTTTGCTTTTGCAACAATTGGTATGGTTGTATTGTAACGGAAATGAAATTGGAAAGTCTATCAGTGATACATACAGTCATATTATAAATATCATGCTAGGCTGGACACAGAACAAAGAAGAGGAAGAAGACGCGGAAGAAGATCAAATTGGCgacacaaatgaaaataaagatgagAACCTCCCTGGAATGttacataaatttgacagatGTGAGGCAAATAAAAGATATCTCCTTCCATTAGCTAGAGTTGCATTTGAAGCCTTAACTTCAGAAACGGGGTCAAACACATTCGGCCGAAAACAACTGCGAAAGAGAGGCGTGCCAAATGATTGTATAACTACACTCATAAAGTTAGGTATTCTGATAGAAGAGAATTGTTTTGATCCGACACAAGAGAACACCAGGTTAGCATTCATTCACATATCCTATCTTGAGTTTTTCACTGCAGTACATATGTCTGGTCAATATAACAAAGATCAGTGCTCAATACATCAGCAGACAATTTTGGAAGAACTATTTCGAAATTGTAAATCAGCTGCCGACATACTACAGTTATCTAACGTTATTAAAATGATATGTGGATTATCTCCATGCATAATATCAGAACTGTCAAAAATGATGTCAGAGATTGTATCTGAGgatgaaaatatgataacatATAGAAACACTTTGCCAGCGGATTTGTGGTACGGTCCAGACGTAGAACTTGAACAGATTCAGCGTCTTATGTTCGACTGTCTGTCCGAGGGAGATTCAGATGATCAACCTATGATCAGTCTGTGTTGTGTTATCATAGATGACTATATAGATATTTCATTTCTGCAAAGGATAGTACCGGAGAATGTGTTGCATGTTAATGTACGGAGTATCTCAGATGTAAAAGTATGGAAGTGGATTGCACAACTGAAACGACTTCAGTATCTGCACATTCTTCATCACTATTTTTCACATAGTGGGATGGAATTGGTATCCTCATTTATACAAGAAACGCCTTTAAGATATCTTTCATTGTGCGGTGTTAAATGTGATTCATCGTTCGATGGAAATTACCAGCAGAATGTTTTTTGTAAACGTCATACGATTGATCTTTCTAAAAATAATCAGCTTCAGATACTTCAGTTAAAAGACTGTGACGACGTGATAATACCTAACATTAACACTAAACAtcttaaaatattacatttgtgttcaTTCAGTACATTAGATATTGATCTTCTGTTAAATGCCAGCAGTCTGACGGAACTTCACTTTGGATCTTACAATTCTAGATTAACATACAACAAACAAGTGGATTCTGCGGTACATACCTTACATCAGTTACGGAAACTCAGATTATCATATGGTGTAGATATTGATACCAATGCTCTCACTGTTACACCTGAGATGAAAAACCTTGAACACATTGAACTACTGGAAGTCATAATGAGCCCGGAAACATGGCGTACATTCCATGATAGTCTGCTTACTCTTCAACAATCTGTATCTGTACAGGTTGATAATTTCTGTAGAAAAACAGGCGACGATGAAGTTGACTATGTAAGACAGAATAGAATGTTTGAAATGATAACAGAATACAGGGGCATTTCAAATTTAGGACAAAAGATAATTGTCGCAACTAGAAATATTGAGAACTGCAAGTGA